The Besnoitia besnoiti strain Bb-Ger1 chromosome IV, whole genome shotgun sequence genome contains a region encoding:
- a CDS encoding Cwf15/Cwc15 cell cycle control protein (encoded by transcript BESB_053720), which translates to MTTAHRPTWHQALGGEHQGGNRLVATRKVSAKDQPGNLTLKTRKAAQAPQTSDRSELRAQLEAKEKKALVDRKKAESTLTALPADYDNPFPEDADDVDAPAPPSEASSDDDDDSDEEEALLRELEKIKKERMEEERAKQAAEEKKRQAEQQERMLRANPLLMGEGGGAVKRRWDDEVVFRNQAKNEPKAKRQFINDPVRSEFHKKFLSKYIW; encoded by the exons ATGACGACGGCGCACCGACCTACTTGGCATCAGGCGCTTGGAGGCGAGCACCAAGGTGGCAACCGCCTCGTCGCGACGCGGAAG GTGTCTGCCAAGGACCAGCCTGGGAATCTgacgctgaagacgcgcaaAGCTGCGCAGGCCCCCCAGACTTCTGACCGCAGCGAGCTTCGGGCGCAGCTGGAAGccaaggagaagaaggctcTCGTGGACCGCAAGAAGGCAGAATC GACGCTGACGGCTCTTCCAG CGGACTACGATAATCCCTTccccgaagacgccgacgatgtggacgcgccggcgcctccgtcagAGGCCTCTTCAGATGACGACGAtgacagcgacgaggaggaggcttTGCTCAGAGAGCTGGAAAAAATTAAGAAAGAGCGAATGGAGGAAGAGCGAGCCAAG CAAGCtgcggaagagaagaagcgtcAGGCAGAGCAGCAGGAGCGCATGCTGCGCGCGAATCCTCTTCTCAtgggagaaggcggcggcgcagtcaAGAGGCGGTGGGACGACGAGGTGGTCTTCCGGAACCAGGCGAAAAACGAGCCGAAGGCCAAGCGACA GTTCATCAATGACCCAGTGCGAAGCGAGTTCCACAAGAAGTTCCTCAGCAAGTACATTTGGTAG
- a CDS encoding hypothetical protein (encoded by transcript BESB_053730) yields the protein MSRKGLSSVARAAVLFSLVFLETLLPILYAACSKSPDASGGRQAHADGCASHSQSRQRVEDRSASTSTGSPHRASNRDRTGPADVESRASSSRVRGPHHGDSDTEDGKVRNHTLLLVPNDSGARAFSPYLKGILQKKNSILQQQMLVMDIQLAAMEDAVARVAQAAERPPGERPTSTAGPGRGAHGLRGKMRPLKRDPYRPPSDGWRHSRRRRELPSTSQANESGDPQRSGTN from the coding sequence ATGTCCCGCAAGGGTTTGTCTTCTGTGGCCCGTGCGGCCGTCCTGTTTTCTCTTGTCTTCCTCGAGACGCTTCTTCCAATACTGTACGCGGCGTGTAGCAAGTCGCCCGATGCAAGTGGGGGACGCCAGGCTCACGCTGATGGCTGTGCGTCGCATTCGCAGTCGCGTCAGCGAGTTGAAGACCGAAGCGCCTCTACTAGCACGGGGTCACCTCATCGTGCATCTAACAGAGACCGTACTGGCCCGGCCGACGTAGAGAGTCGAGCATCGAGCAGCCGTGTACGAGGGCCACATCATGGGGACTCGGACACAGAAGACGGGAAAGTTCGAAACCACACACTCCTGCTTGTGCCAAATGACTCTGGTGCTCGGGCGTTTTCACCGTACTTGAAAGGTATTTTGCAGAAGAAGAACTCAATTCTGCAACAGCAGATGCTGGTGATGGATATTCAGTTGGCCGCGATGGAAGATGCTGTAGCGCGAGTGGCACAGGCCGCGGAACGCCCTCCAGGGGAACGACCCACTTCCACAGCAGGaccagggcgaggcgcccacgGCTTAAGAGGGAAGATGCGACCGCTGAAGAGAGACCCTTACCGTCCGCCCTCCGATGGGTGGAGGCATAgtaggcgacgacgcgaactCCCCTCGACAAGCCAAGCTAATGAATCAGGCGATCCACAGAGGAGCGGTACCAATTGA